Proteins encoded in a region of the Globicephala melas chromosome 1, mGloMel1.2, whole genome shotgun sequence genome:
- the DIO1 gene encoding type I iodothyronine deiodinase — protein MGLPLPGLWLKRLWVLFQVGLHVAMGKVLLTLFPRRVKQNILAMSEKTGMAKNPHFSYENWIPTFFSAQYFWFILKVRWQRLEDMTEQGGRAPNCPVVRLSGQRCNIWDFMQGNRPLVLNFGSCTUPSFIFKFDQFKRLIEDFSSIADFLIIYIEEAHASDGWAFKNNVDIKNHQHLQDRLRAARLLLDRSPQCPVVVDTMKNQSSQLYAALPERLYVLQDGRILYKGKPGPWNYRPEEVRAVLEKLHS, from the exons ATGGGGCTGCCCCTGCCAGGGCTGTGGCTGAAGAGGCTCTGGGTGCTCTTTCAGGTGGGCCTGCACGTGGCCATGGGCAAAGTGCTTCTGACACTGTTTCCCAGGAGGGTCAAGCAGAACATCCTGGCCATGAGTGAGAAGACTGGCATGGCCAAGAATCCCCACTTCTCCTATGAAAACTGGATACCCACTTTCTTCAGTGCCCAGTATTTCTGGTTCATCCTGAAGGTCCGTTGGCAGCGACTGGAGGACATGACAGAGCAAGGGGGTCGAGCCCCAAACTGCCCCGTGGTCCGCCTGTCAGGACAGAGGTGCAACATCTGGGACTTCATGCAAG GCAACAGGCCACTGGTGCTGAATTTTGGAAGTTGCACCTgaccttcatttattttcaagtttgaCCAATTCAAGAGACTTATTGAAGATTTTAGTTCCATAGCAGATTTTCTCATCATTTACATTGAAGAAGCACACGCATCag ATGGCTGGGCTTTTAAGAACAACGTGGATATCAAGAATCACCAGCATCTCCAGGACCGCCTGCGGGCAGCCCGCCTGCTGCTGGACAGGAGCCCCCAGTGCCCCGTTGTGGTGGACACAATGAAGAACCAGAGCAGTCAGCTCTACGCAGCGCTGCCTGAGAGGCTGTACGTGCTCCAGGACGGCAGGATCCTGTACAAG GGTAAACCTGGCCCTTGGAACTACCGTCCAGAAGAAGTTCGTGCTGTTCTGGAAAAGCTCCACAGTTAA